Within the Gadus chalcogrammus isolate NIFS_2021 chromosome 20, NIFS_Gcha_1.0, whole genome shotgun sequence genome, the region ggggggggcggaactCACCCACGAAGCGCTTCTTGCCCATGGCGTCGACGTCCGACGCAGGCTGGGAGCGGAATATGGTGGAGTTCTCTGAGATATCAAACCGGGTGACTGAGAGGAAATGTGTGAGAAGAGTTGGCGTGAGGTTGGACGTGCTCTGGAACTCTCTGTGCTCCTTCTTTTACAGCCTTGGCACCGCTGAGTGGTCATTTAGTGGTGAATGCTCTGGCTCGCTCCCTCGCTGTCTTACCTGTCCCTTGttcgtttcgttttttttcattttatcctTTTAGCacactctcgctttctctctctctctctctctctctctctttatgtctctttccgtctctctctctctctctctctctctctctctcaactcacTGTATCTCTCTTTTGCTGTCcctttgtctctttctgtctctctctgtctctctccctctgtctctctgtctctctgtgtctctccctctctctctctcagtcaccAATTGTCCACCTTCAACCATGCACACTCTAATTGACTAATTGACTAATTTACTTTTTACAGTGAAACCATGTATGGAGGTCTCCcggacacataaacaaacagacagtcATTAATGATGTCACCAGTACCATTAGATGCTGGAGAAGAGGTGGTTGTGGTTTTGCGCTCTTGTTTGGGCTTGGCCGTCACCAGGGGGAAATGCTTTAGGATGGACTCCTTCTCGCCCTGCTTGAGATCCATGGGTTTATCTAAAGGGAAAGAGGAGGGCGGGAAGGATAAGAGATCAGCTCACTGCTATCTGGGGCTGTCCATGCATTACCGCTTTGAACGCTACGCACGTCACAGGAACTCAGCACGCTGTCCCTGGGGTGGGAGAGATTAGGGGTCAATCGTTGCATAACCAGCATTGTGCGGTttgagagaggagaagacacaGGATgattgcacacacatacacacacacacacacacacacacaaacacacacacacacatactcttggACACACATGTATTACAGCAAATATTTGCAGAAGCAAATATTTGAAGAAGGAAAGGAGTGAAACAAATAAGGGTATGCACAACGACATCAAGCTTCAGCAAACCtgttcacaaaaaaacaaatagcAAGCCTTGAATTGAAGCAAAATCATCATGTAAACATTGTATTCAATATCAATTTGGGAagtgaataaatacatttcctTTACTGAAATAAGAAGAGAGAAATATCTCATTTCTAAATTAGTTTTTCTCCTAATGCTTCTGTGGTGGTAAACCTCACCATGGTGGTCACTGGGTTTCCCCACCAGGTTTGGTCTCTTGCTGACAGGAAGAGAGGGGTGCAGAATCGGAGGGGAGCCTGGGAAAGAGAGTCCATTATAGGGTTAGGTACTACAAATGAAGGCATTTCGGTCGGCACTGTAGGAGAGATGCAGAGTTGAAAATGAGGAATGTCTTTTGCACGGTAGACGCGTGCAATGATATTCTCAGAGATGGTGGATTAGGTGGGATGAACAAGCCTGGGGTGAGCTGGGTGATGATGAATCAGGGGAAAGtatgcaaacacagacaaatgcaAGCAGCAATAAAGTACATCAAAGTCAGACAGATTTTATGTGAAATGGTGAAAGGTCTCTCATGAACGTGTCACTGTGGTGACCTGCCACATGTCTATGAAAAGCCCTGATGAAAACcatgtttatatttaataaCCATAAAACAACCACAGCCTTAACTGCAAAATTCTAAATATTGCAgccaagaaatatatatataaaaaataaaatcctaCAATAGGGTTATTAAATTGTAGCTACTTTTATTATTTGTCCATatgttgaaaaataataaatctGTATTGTTCCTTCTTTGATCTATTGAGTTTtactttgctttgttttttaaaaGCAGTAGACATGATCATTACTCCAAATCTATGATGAGGTCGATTCTGCCCTCGGCAAATACATCCATTGTTGGAGGATGGAAAGTGGAGATTTCCTGTGCGTGTTTCACTTCTCGGCTGCGAAGATATTGTCCTGCTCCTATGACAGAGGTTCTACCAACTAAGAATTATCTTAACTCAGACCATCGTTAGTCTCTGCAGACTGTAATTAGCCGTGGCAGCCGTTGTCAGCTCATAAATATTTCCCTTGGCTTATTTTATCCTTGGACCCTGCTGGACTTGACCTCCATGCAGCATAAATCAGTGATTTCTGGCACCAACCCCCTCGAGAGATGAGTTGAAGCTAGCAAGAGGAACCCCGATTGCATCTGCTAGCATGTCTCGCTGATTACCACCTACTATACATTTCAAGCACGCTGCCGGATCACACATGGAGCGACTTTAGCATAATGGCAAACATATGCCGAGAGAAAAAGACTTAATTTAATGGCTTAGACAGGTACTAATATACCAACCCCGTACCGCTAATCACAAGGCAGTCAAAAAGCGAACGGAATGATCAAGAAACAAAACTGAGAGTAGACCTAAAAAGGAGCGACTGTCATGCACAACTGGAACGGGAGAGTTGAGATCCAAGCTGGAGTCGATGTGATGTGCATGGGCTATGACGTGCTGCCTGGCAAGGCTCTGCTTTACCTCAAACTATTCCGACGGTAGGTATTTTTTTGGCCCGGGGGTTAAGAGTTGCGGTCGGTGAGGCGCTGCCTCTGGTGGTGCCAGGTCTGAGCTGCACAATGTTATCGCACTTTGATGTGGGGGTTAAAACagcagttgggggggggggttctgcttCTTGTCAGATCCGTGGCGTTTCCGGGAAGATGTGAAACCGTACCCCTTCGAAAAATACCCGGGGTTCACAAACGCATCACAGAGACATGGATGGTTTTAATGAGGGACTTGGTCGTCTGAGAAGGCCTCGAAACTCAAATGCTTCCAaggaaggaaaaagaaaagatcTACGGAGTACAGTTCAGTGTTTTTGCAACAATAAATAATGTCTAACATTCATTCGCCGTTGCTTGTTGTACTTCCATTTCACTTCAGAATGAGACGAAATCATTCAGTCATCGGAGGATAAAAACGAAAAGAGAGATGAATCAAGTGAAGATGCGAGTGACGATGGAGCATAGGGTGGACTGGCGAGATAGTATTAATATATACATCTTTCTGTAGAGCTGCTTCCAGCGAGCCGTGCGGCTCCTTGAAGACCTCTGAAACCGTCCAAGTTTCCAGAAataacgcgcgcacacacacacacaccgcagctgGGACATGGGACTGAAGCACAAATATCCCTCACAAGCAATGAATGCGAGGGGTGTGAGAGAGCGTCACCACAACGACATGTGGTCCAGACGTAGGTTACGCTCCTATTAGAGATTGATTTAATTCTCTACCCATTAATTGAAACCTCTGAGGCACAtcggggaggtggtgggggggggggggggggggggggggggggggggggggggggcgccgtgCAAAAAAACAGGCCAAACGGGGCAAACCACATGAAAACGTCCATTTTTCCAGCAGGGCTAAAAAAAGGGCTCCAAGGACAGGTGTCTGCCAAAACTCAGGGTGacagagaggaaaacatttgGCTTCAGTCTCAGTCAAGTATAGAATAATGACGCTACACAGAAAATCAACGCAGAATGGCTGCACACTGGGAAAGAGGGCAAGCTGCCAAATCACAGAGCAGGAAAATGTCAGTTGAGTCGGctgaatgaggggggggggggtgatgggatGGGTCCCTTCTCAGAGGGAAGGGGTTAGTTGGTGAGGGACGCTCGGATGATGATGGTGGGTTAGTTTATCTTTACCCAGTTTATCTCTGGGCCACAGCAAGGGCTTGGGGATAGCATGGCCCTTGTGACGCTCCCCGGAGGCTGCAGAGAGAATAGGCTCTGTTAGGAGAGGCCCACGCGTCTCTGtgtgtcaacacacacaaacccatcgGCGGTTAAAGAACACAACCCCCGCAACGAGTGAGGTGTGGGCTTAAGAGGATTTAGCCCGCTGAGAGGGAAGTCAGAGAACAAAGAAAGGTTTCACAGAGTGACTTCCCCAATACTGAAGGGTTTTGTCAGTGGGAATACCGCTGGGAAGCTGTGTTCCAGGTTTCCCTATTATAACTTTGTTTATTAACTGGTGGGCCTCTGgagcctttttattttcttatttttgtgAAACTTTGCTGTTGCTACAAAGTTTGCCGGTCTTACTAcaaagttatgtgtgtgtgtgtgtgcgtgtgtgtgtgtgtgtgtgtgtgtgtgtgtgtgtgtgtgtgtgtgtgtgtgtgtgtgtgtgtgtgtgtgtgtgtgtgtgtgtgtgtgtgtgtgtgtgtgtgtgtgtgtgtgtgtgtgtgtgtgtgtgtgtgtgtgtgtttgtgtgagagagaaggagagagagaaggatagtgagagaaggaaagagagtgaAGGCCAGAGAgatgaaggacagagagagagagagagagagagagagagagagagagagagagagagagggagagagagagagagggggggacagagagaaggacagagagaaggacagagagagaaggacagagggaggatggacagagagagaaggacagagggagattggcgctggtggtggtgttggctaCATCTTGCTTGGCTTGGCAAGCCTGGCGCAGATGCGGTGTGTCCTGGCCAGACATCCCGCCAGGCCAGCATGAGCGAGAGCGTAAATCATGTTAATGATCCTGACCCCAGACACGCCGCTGCGGCTCCAGATTAAGGTGCTAAACTCACACCGCATACGTGGGCCTTGGAGAACCGCTCATGGACGCTCATTAAGAAAATACACACAGCTAAACGGGGGAGAACCAaggagaaacgggaggcagaggTCCATCCTCACAGCCAGCAGACTGCCCCTGAAAAAGCTAAACATCAAAGCCACCGACAGAGTTGCGATAATCCAAATCGCAGACATTTCACAGACTCTCAGAATggtaaatgtctgtgtgtgcgaatgcgtgcgtgcgagcaGTGTGAGTGAAgtctgtgtgtggatatgtCGCCCGTCTGTGTGTACTCAGGTGTGGCATGAGGACCTCGCCGGGGAAcgctggaggagagagtggagaaaaaggggggagacagggtgcGACATAGTGGTGGATGAGGTAGACGTTTGACAGACATATGCTCCATTACCCCCGGGCACGTTGAAGCGGTGGGTGGAGTTGGACACCCTGGTTGGCCTGCGGGGATCTAGAGGGGAGGCGGGGTTAGCTGCCACCCTGCCACGAGACTGGCCGGTGTTTCGGGCTGCCGGGGTGACACGCGTGGTAGGGcttttggtggtggtggcggcggtggtggtggtggtgaaggtggtggtggaggtggtggtgggggcagaggtggtggtagtggtggtggaggtggtggtggtggtggtgcgaggTACGGCGCCAGTTGAGGGTTTCTTGAAGCCGGTACCTAGACAAGACATCAAGACACATTGAGGGGgtggagagacgggggggggggggggggttaggaaaCATCTGCTCCCAAGAGCGGCTCTTACCAGACCTGGATGGAATGAAACGGTGATTGATGGAGACACAACGAGACACAACAACGCACAAAAGCAGATTAGGGATAGAATGAAGATTGAGTGATATGGGTGAGGGTTTCGAAAGGCTGAGACAGAGCCAGAGTTTGGAGCATGGTAGCTTGGGGgatcccctgggggggggggtggatgtggCTGGGTCCAGAGTAGAGACAGGGATGGAAACAGGATGGATGGTGGTAGTGGAAATGGCGGTGGGGACAATGTACTGTGGAGGATGGAGCAATGGGGGGAAGAAGCAGGGGGACCATCCAACACGTTGACGGACAGTTGGAAGGACCACGGAAAGCGCAGGGGGTCCCGTGTGCGCCGATGACAACATGTAACGGAGCGAGCGTGTCATCATGTTTACCCTGCTTGTTACTACTGGCACTCTCGGCCGCCAGGGCCGGTCTTGGCAGAGGCTTGCCCACCTCGTGATGACTAGGTGCTGTGTGGAAGAAAATTTGCTTTTTTATCTGAAATGGCCTACTTtaaaacaacacttttatgAATTAGGCACCTAGACCATCATCATGTAACTTTTGTTGGTTGTTGGTTATAGCTTAGAACAACGTAAACATGTCAATCCAACACATAGAAGACAACggtaatataaaacacaaacatgttttgATCATGTAGTTATGACTGTTACATCACTGGTGGGAAGAGGTCATTACCCGTTGGGACTCGCAGTCCTGGGTTGACCCTGGGACGCCGGGTTTGTGGTGTGGCCTGAGACTGACGCCGAGGAAAAAGGTTTTTGGGGTGAGATTTCAGAGTCTCTGCCTTGGGCTGGGGTTGGATTTTTGTTTGTGGCTGCGGCTTGGGTGTGATCTTTAGCCTGGGTAGGATTTGGGGTTTAGTCTTTGGTGGGGATTGTGGCTTGGGTCTAGCCCGGGGGTTGGGTGGCAGAGCCTGCTGGGGCCTTGACTGAATGACTTGTTTTGGTTTCTGTTCAAACATAGGCCCTGCTTTGGTCTTTGGCAGGGGTTGTGTTTGAAACCAAGGCATGGTCTTATTGTGAAGCATAGAATGAGTGACACTGGGGGTTTTGGACTGGTGATTGGTCTTTGTAGGAGGAAGTGACGCAAGGGAGAGCCGGAGCTTGGTTCGAGCCTGGGTCTGAGTAACATGGGGACGGGGTTTGGACTGGGGAGTGGTTTTAGGGGGAGGTGGTCTGAGATTCTGCAGAGGACGGGTTTGAGTGGTGGTCTGCGTATTGTCATCAGTTGGAAGGGGCTTTGGCTGGACAGGACCACTTGTTTTGGGCACTAAAGACACGATAGTGGTGGAAAGGGGGAGTTTAGGAAGGACTCTGGGAGCTGGAAGAACATCCAAGAAAGGAGGGAAGACAGATCTGGAGTGGTCTTCTCCTAGGTTGTGCAAAAGAAAACAGTACCGCCAAGATGGCATAATACTGCACAGTGAGATCATATATCACATAGAAGGTCCTGTATGACAGTAGGAAAAGAAAAGGTTTAGTGCCTTAAAAATAGATAAAAGCaggaatataaataataattgagCACAGCACAAATTTAAAGCAATAAATGTTGAGGCCAATAGCAGCTGGCTTGAGATCTCTCAGCACTTTTCCTGGAGCAAACAGTAAGTTAGACAATGACTTCTCTATGGCATGAGACTGATAGCAGTGGTTCCATTCAGACGGCAAGCAGCCCACATGGAGGAGTTTCCAATGCAACAACAATACAACAGTATCCCTGCGGATCTCAGCTACCAAGCAACAGTGAAGGAATGGTATCCAAATCCATGAGGTTATAGGATGCCTTGAAGCATCAGGCTCAATGGCTGCTTATTGATCACCTGCCTTGGGATTTTGATGGACCATTCCAGATTGATTATTCAATCTGATCATAGGTTTTCCTCACGGAAAAACTAAGGAGTTAGGCAGAGAGGGAAAGCCAACAGAGAACCAGTGCAAGCAACGGAGCGTTCTAGGCCATCGGTACCTTAACTCTTTTTTATGGCCCTATAAGGTTTATAtgactgttgtgtgtgtttaggaaaGTGGTAAGGTTGCTAAGGAATACTGAGATCAACACGCCACCATGTTCATTTATGGAAGTGTTTGTTCTTGTTGCTGAATGATCATTAACGCTAAATGTGAAAATGTCTGACAATGAAAGGTATCTGTCTTAGATAACAACGTAGGGAGGATGAGTTCATGGGTGGAAAAAATAACATACCGGACATAAGCAGCAGATTTCTTATTCCATTTGTAACATTTTctttgctgctgctggaagtgCAATTTACCTATCTTATCtacctatctacctatctatctattagATACTGGAAACTAGTGAAATAACTCTACCATATTCATAGATTTTGGTATAGGTCTTAATCTGTATTCAAATATAGAATTTGCTTTGCACCTCATGCTGGCAAACAAACATGTCCTGGCCTTGACACTATATCACTAAGGAGTACACGTCGTATATGTCCACATGGGCAGTAATAACTGCTACCCAAACACGAGCCATTAAAATTACAACAATGATTTGGCCATAATATTGTGCAACAAAAGCCGCCCTATGCTTGGGTTTTCGTTAAGAACCTACTAAAGCAGTCCGCTTGCATCACAGAAAAGTCCTGATTAGGGCATGCCAACCTTGCTCATGCAGCGCTGTCCGACTAGGCAAACTTTAGGACTCCATTGGCCAAGCCTGTGATTAAGCACGGCCGCGCCAGCaaagtgcttcaaataaaacaCCATGAATGTTTACCCATGAGCAGTTTGAGCAGAGGGTTTGTGGTTCCGGGGTTAGACAGAGAATTCTGTCTAGTGGCGTGGGTCGGAGCTGAGGAGTATAACATATGTTACGTTATATGGAGTGTGTCCTTCACTTAATTTGGTGTTGATAAAAAAGTACCTGCATATTTCCTGCAAAGGTATATTCAGAGAAAAGAGACGGAGATTGATGGACGACACACATGAGGAAGGTCAGAAACAGAGTGGAAGAACATTTTATAAACCTGTAAGCCTAACTTTAGGTCAGAGGCGTCATTACCAAGGGTTGCTTTTGGGCCTAATTTCCGGGGGACAGGCAGCCTGCCCTGGGTCCTGTTATGAAGAACTGAGAAGTAAAACATGGAAGAGATTTATTATGTTGATAATACATATCATATCAGGCATTGCAACATATTCCATGTACGGGCACCACAAATAATGATTAAAGTGCTGTGAAGAAAAAGTGACTTTTCCAAGTCAAGTCAATTATCTCAGACAAACAATGTCAGCGTATGGCTTCATGCCTCTCACATCCAGCCAACCTATGAGATGAAGGTTGTGAAATAAAAATCAGGAGGATGAGGCCTTATCTGAAAAACAACAAATCGACTCAGAAGTCTTCCAGCGCACAGACTAATAGCGGGGGGACACGGAGGAGAAGGGCCAAACACGTTTCTGAGCAGCCATAAATCCCGGAGGCCTGTAAAAACTTTGCTGCTGTTAAACTGGGTTCAGAGAGATTGACCGACATCAGGAGTATCTTCCTATTGGCTTACCAGGGCGAGGCGGGAAGGGGAAGGCGCGTGGGCCTCCGGCGAAAGGTTTCTGCTGGGGGGAAAggataaacaaaaaaacagtgATGAAGACAGTGTTTGTAACGCATCGAGAGGCCCCGATCTGTCAACGGCTCAGAGTAAGTGCCACTATCACCATGTCGAGAGGTTTGGACTTTTTCCACAACTGACGTTCCGTCCCCGTGCGCCGATTTCTCTGTGTTACATAAGCCAATGGCTTTGCTACATCCCATCAAACGCCTGAACGCCGCCATCAGGAATAGGTTATCCCAGTTTTCCTTCGAAAGTGCCAATGTTGTGAACGAGCGGACGTGGAGGCCACAGGCACCAGACCCAAAACCACATTGCACAGCCGGAAACCCTGTCGCCAGAGGTCCTTTCGCTCCGTCTTTGTCCCCTCCTTTTAAATACTCCAGTCGGACGCTAAGCCAGCCGTGGGTAACCTCGACTCTGGCTGTGCTCACGCTGTTTCCATGCAATAGTTGAATGGAAACTCAATGATCAGAATATCCTTCAGAACACATTACACTCACATTACACTCACTCACAGGGACGGACTCACATTACACTCAGGTTTACACTCACAGGGACTGACGGAGCTCAGGATGTGGAGCAGGTTGACTTccaaccggaaggttgctagttctaTCCCTGGCTGAGTGTCGAGATGTTCATCAGCAACGTTCCTAAGTGTCAAGacgcctaaccctaactattccCGACGAACTGACTGATGCCGTGCATGGTTTCCTCCACCGTCggattgtgaatgtgtgcatgaatggttgtaagtcgctttggataaaagtgcctTCTAAATGCCCAacctttacattttttaatggaACTTAAGCTTGCTACACAGCATTTGTAGCAGATCTCCCGTCTATGTGGGTTGTTCACGGTCATTCGACCTGAGATCTTGACTTTGGTGAGGTGAAGGAAGTGCAccataacataacatttaaaAGTCACCAATAGGATTCAATTGACTTTTTTTCCCATTTCAAAACAACACATACCGTAGGCTTCACTTGACGGGGTTTGTAGGGTTTCTGGATAGGTTTGTCTGGAAATAACAATGCAAAAGAATGTGAGTGCGGTGGAACTCACAGGAAGAAGGGGAATTAATGAAAAGCacaacatttcaaacatctcttCCGTCAGGATCAAGACAAGCAATTGAGACTCATACAAAGAGTGGCTTAAGCTTTGCTTGTGAATTGCCTGAACAAATAAACAGAAATTGTTTTGGTTCTCTTTACGGCGCCCCACAAACCCAACAATATTTATGTGAGAGAGCTGAGGTTGCATGCCTCCAATGTTGGTGTTGTGGATGACTGGCTTGCTCCACGTTCCGGGCCGATCGGGCCCATTGGGTTGCACACCAAACTCATAGGCTGTGTTGGGTTTGAGGTTATCGATGACTGTGTCGCTGGTGGGGCAGGTTTGGTAGTTCCACTTCCTGTGTCTCTCACGATAACGCACCGTGTAATGCCTGGGGGAAGACATAACGGATCGGTAAAGCAATGAGCTCATCGGATTTGTCAGATTAAGATTTATAATGAATTGACCGCATGTAGGATCATGGCCGAGTTGAGTTTGGGACACATGGTTTAGTTTTCTTGGCTGTCACAGTGATTGTGACTTTAAAAAGGAGTTCATATTTCAATGGTGAAGGAGACAAAGGGGAAACTAGCATGTCCAAGCCAACTGTCAAGTATTATTCCCAAACTTCTCTGTGCATAGATAACTAAATAGAACCTTTGAAAGGAAGATCTGTTTTCTGTGGATTATTTAAAGAGAACCTCTAAACGCACTGTGCACTCCTATAGGCTGATAGCCAAGAAGATCCATACTTCCAGTCAGCCACAATAACACCTGCATGCTCCCACATTGCAAACAGATTGAAGCCAATGCCCATACAGTGGTGTGGTTTTAATATTCGGTTGGCACATCCTGTTTCGCAAACCCACCCTACACCTCCAGTCCATGGCCGGCACCCAGTCCAATGGACCAACACCACCTTACGCCAATGCAACTCAATGCTTGATATCAGAACCGTACATAACAAGTCACACAATCGCCCTTGCACCCTTCCTCCCTTTACAGCCATCTTCTTTCTTTCATTGTTTTCCTGGGGTTGAGGAGTGTATATGTGGTGCTTTACGGGTGTGTTAACTCACCCCTCTTCCAGACAGTCATTCATGATGTTGCCCTCGTAGGGGGTCTTCAGCAGAGTTCCCCAGGACAGGAGCACTGACGTTGGGGTCACTGAGCCAATGACCAGATGCAGTGGCTTCTCCACTTGTACCTTGCCTGAGCGGAGATAGGATTAACACGCCGTTTCAGACACAACTCTCAAGATGTCTGATACAAAGTGCTGGTTTGTGTAAGTTTGGTATTGGAACCTTAGGGGCGCCTTTGGTGTTTACCTGTGCACTGTTTCTTCACGTCATTGAGTGGAATAGGCTGGACAGCGATGAGGTACTTGGGCTCAGCATCTATTAGAGGCAAAacagggatgatgatgatgatgattataatgatgatgatgatgatgtggatgaTGATGGTCGTGACgatgtggatgatgatgatgaagatgatgatgatgatgatgatgatgtggatgaTAGGCTATCTCCTTCAGGAGCCTGTGGCTGCCAAGTTCTGATCAAAGACCAAGACACGACCGGAGGAAAATGCCTGTGACATTTGGACGATGTTGGGCACAACGCCAGGGATTTGCGGAGAGAGGAGCCTCGGAGCCACAGGCCTCGTAGATTGTTTGTGTGATGTGCGTGTGGTATGCGTTTCCCTCAGAGGAGGCTGAGAATCTAGCCGTGACCGAAAGGGTTCAAATGCAACGCACGTGTATTACAGCAATACGGACATTCCCCCGTTTGTCACGCTTACCAGGATACATCTTGTCCAAttttcccacacacacccacatccacccacacacacacacacacaccgttgtgAAAACCTCGCATCAGCGTCTCCGTCTTACCCATCTCCGTCTCGTACGGCTGTCCGTTCTCCGGCAGCTGGATGAACTGCTTGGAGAACATGCTGCCGCCGTAGCCCAGGATGTAACCCTCCAGCTTGGTGTCAGCGTTGGGCCGCAGGAACTTCATGATGATGGTGTCCCCCGTGGCGTTGATACGCACCTTCATGTTCTGCCGTCTcactgcatgggggggggggggggggggggggggggagagaggggggagaggaggacaagGTTTTTATCTTCTTGAAAAAATGGAGATGGTGATTCCAAGGTTTTGGTTGGATGCCTGGTTCATGTCGTGAGACAAACGTTCAATCACATGGTCCTTTGTAAGGGAAATAATTCAGGAAAGCTCAATATGGGATTACGTCTAAGAAGGAATTATTTGCTCTGTTTGATTTCCAGGGAAACAGTGTTTTATCAATTGAACAATGTTTCAGGGTTCAGTTTCAGGGTTCTGATGTGCTCAAAGATTTCTAACTGGTGCTTTCCATTATTTCAAGGGTGGGGATGATACTCagcttgtttttattctgtgTTTGTAGAAAGGTTTAAATGTTATTATGAGAGATATAAGGCAtttaacacaaacatgcatcGTAAATCTATGCTCTTCTCTACCTATTAGCACAAACAATGCTTCTCCTTTGAAAACAGGCCTCGGAATCAGACCTGAGGCAGCAATAAAATTGAATCTGTAAACACTTGGTTAGAACTTGAGGTCAGCCAGAGGAGAGTTGAACCCCATTGGCAATAAAGCTTTATAAAATATTCCCCACCAAAACCTCACAAAGACAGGCAATACAAACagtcataaaacaagaaatcctTTACCCAGCGAGCGTTAGACCATGACCACAATTTACGGCTTTACAACAACTTCAAGTTGCACACGCTTGATCAAACAGTTGAAATGAGGACAGGAACACTTTGCGCGTAGGCCTACTGCTT harbors:
- the LOC130373206 gene encoding target of Nesh-SH3 isoform X1; the encoded protein is MMMMMMMGRSNSTLGSLFLLAVIVVGICSAGAPIRSRVRRQNMKVRINATGDTIIMKFLRPNADTKLEGYILGYGGSMFSKQFIQLPENGQPYETEMDAEPKYLIAVQPIPLNDVKKQCTGKVQVEKPLHLVIGSVTPTSVLLSWGTLLKTPYEGNIMNDCLEEGHYTVRYRERHRKWNYQTCPTSDTVIDNLKPNTAYEFGVQPNGPDRPGTWSKPVIHNTNIGDKPIQKPYKPRQVKPTQKPFAGGPRAFPFPPRPVLHNRTQGRLPVPRKLGPKATLAPTHATRQNSLSNPGTTNPLLKLLMGTGFKKPSTGAVPRTTTTTTSTTTTTTSAPTTTSTTTFTTTTTAATTTKSPTTRVTPAARNTGQSRGRVAANPASPLDPRRPTRVSNSTHRFNVPGASGERHKGHAIPKPLLWPRDKLGSPPILHPSLPVSKRPNLVGKPSDHHDKPMDLKQGEKESILKHFPLVTAKPKQERKTTTTSSPASNVTRFDISENSTIFRSQPASDVDAMGKKRFVAPHVVYKTDKKPDEPCSITNSLTFFPDEEAGEQNATAAPRLPPTNLTVVTVEGCPSFVILDWEKSDNATREYKVISTTKGPHGEEVSILTTNQTHTAVENLKPESSYEFTVLPNNEHGSGPPSEPLRFETESADPRVSENVSGKDAIWTQFPFKADAYSECNGKQYVKRTWYRKFVGIQLCNSLRYKIYLSDSLNGKFYNIGDQTGHGEDHCQFVDSFLDGRTGSQLMADQLPSKSGFYRAMRQEPVHFGEIGGNSHSTYVGWYECGTPIPGKW
- the LOC130373206 gene encoding target of Nesh-SH3 isoform X10, which produces MMMMMMMGRSNSTLGSLFLLAVIVVGICSAGAPIRSRVRRQNMKVRINATGDTIIMKFLRPNADTKLEGYILGYGGSMFSKQFIQLPENGQPYETEMDAEPKYLIAVQPIPLNDVKKQCTGKVQVEKPLHLVIGSVTPTSVLLSWGTLLKTPYEGNIMNDCLEEGHYTVRYRERHRKWNYQTCPTSDTVIDNLKPNTAYEFGVQPNGPDRPGTWSKPVIHNTNIGDKPIQKPYKPRQVKPTQKPFAGGPRAFPFPPRPGSPPILHPSLPVSKRPNLVGKPSDHHDKPMDLKQGEKESILKHFPLVTAKPKQERKTTTTSSPASNVTRFDISENSTIFRSQPASDVDAMGKKRFVAPHVVYKTDKKPDEPCSITNSLTFFPDEEAGEQNATAAPRLPPTNLTVVTVEGCPSFVILDWEKSDNATREYKVISTTKGPHGEEVSILTTNQTHTAVENLKPESSYEFTVLPNNEHGSGPPSEPLRFETESADPRVSENVSGKDAIWTQFPFKADAYSECNGKQYVKRTWYRKFVGIQLCNSLRYKIYLSDSLNGKFYNIGDQTGHGEDHCQFVDSFLDGRTGSQLMADQLPSKSGFYRAMRQEPVHFGEIGGNSHSTYVGWYECGTPIPGKW
- the LOC130373206 gene encoding target of Nesh-SH3 isoform X6, which gives rise to MMMMMMMGRSNSTLGSLFLLAVIVVGICSAGAPIRSRVRRQNMKVRINATGDTIIMKFLRPNADTKLEGYILGYGGSMFSKQFIQLPENGQPYETEMDAEPKYLIAVQPIPLNDVKKQCTGKVQVEKPLHLVIGSVTPTSVLLSWGTLLKTPYEGNIMNDCLEEGHYTVRYRERHRKWNYQTCPTSDTVIDNLKPNTAYEFGVQPNGPDRPGTWSKPVIHNTNIGDKPIQKPYKPRQVKPTQKPFAGGPRAFPFPPRPVLHNRTQGRLPVPRKLGPKATLASGERHKGHAIPKPLLWPRDKLGSPPILHPSLPVSKRPNLVGKPSDHHDKPMDLKQGEKESILKHFPLVTAKPKQERKTTTTSSPASNVTRFDISENSTIFRSQPASDVDAMGKKRFVAPHVVYKTDKKPDEPCSITNSLTFFPDEEAGEQNATAAPRLPPTNLTVVTVEGCPSFVILDWEKSDNATREYKVISTTKGPHGEEVSILTTNQTHTAVENLKPESSYEFTVLPNNEHGSGPPSEPLRFETESADPRVSENVSGKDAIWTQFPFKADAYSECNGKQYVKRTWYRKFVGIQLCNSLRYKIYLSDSLNGKFYNIGDQTGHGEDHCQFVDSFLDGRTGSQLMADQLPSKSGFYRAMRQEPVHFGEIGGNSHSTYVGWYECGTPIPGKW